The [Eubacterium] eligens ATCC 27750 genome segment AACTAGATGGATAAGAATGAAGTGCGTCAGCTTATTATGAACCGCAGACATGAATTGTCAGATGAAGATATTGAAATGCAGAGTGGACTTATAATTGACAGATTGAAAAAATCGGACATATATAAGACATCGGAAAATGTATTTCTGTATATGAGCTATAACAGGGAAGTTGATACATATATGCTTCTTTCGCAGTGCTTTATGGATGGCAAGAAAGTATATGCTCCAAAAGTTTTATCAAAGACACAGATGGAGTTTTATTGCTTATCTGATGAGAATGATCTTGTAAGTGGTTATATGGGAATTATGGAACCGTCTGACGTCTGCGATAAAGCTAAGATCAGAGATGGACTTTTTATTATGCCGGGACTTGCGTTTGATTATGATTTTCACAGAATAGGTTATGGCGGAGGCTTTTATGACAGATATCTATCGGAAGATAATACATTTATAAAAGCGGCACTTGCTTTTGATTTCCAGCTTTTAGAGAGTATTCCTTATGAGGAACATGATTTAAAACCGGATTATATTATTACACAGACACAGTTTATAAGGAGGGAGAATTGATGGAATCACTTGAACAGATTGGAATTAAGGCTAAGAAGGCATCAAGATATCTTGCTAAGCTTGGAATAGATGAGAAGAATAAGGCACTTGAAGCGGTTGCTGATGCACTTACAGCTAATGCAGAGAGTATAATTGCAGCCAATGAAAAAGACCTTGTTAATGCCAAAGCCAACGGAATGAAGCCTGCTCTTATTGACAGACTTACGCTTGATATTAAGAGAATCAATGCAATGGCAGATGGAATAAGAGTTCTTACAGGTCTTGAAGATCCGGTTGGCGAAGTAACAGGCATGAAGAAAAGACCTAACGGACTTGTTATCGGAACGAAGAGAGTACCTCTTGGCGTTGTTGCAATTATATATGAGTCAAGACCTAATGTTACTGCTGATGCATTCGGACTTACTTTCAAGTCTGGCAATGCCTGCATCTTAAGAGGCGGAAGTGATTCTATTAATTCTAATATTGCTATTGCAGATGTTATTGCAAATGCACTTTCTGACAACGGAATTAATCCTGATGTTATTAATCTTATAAAAGATACAGACAGAGCACTTGTTAACCAGCTTATGAAGATGAATGATTACATTGATGTAATTATTCCAAGAGGTGGGGCAGGGCTTATTAAGAATGTTGTCAACAACAGTACAGTACCTGTAATTGAAACTGGTACAGGGAACTGTCATGTATATGTTGATGAATATGCTGATATTGATATGGCTGTCAAAGTTATATATAATGCCAAGACTTCAAGAATTGGAGTATGTAATGCGTGTGAATCATTGGTTATTCACAAGGCTGTTGCAAAGCAGGCAATTCCACTTATTGTAAATGCACTTAAAGAAAAGAATGTTGAAGTGCGTGGTGATGAATATGCAATGCAGTGTGATTCAAGAATTGTTCCGGCAAGTGATGATGACTGGGGAATGGAATATCTTGATTATATTATATCTGTTAAGACTGTTGACTCTGTTGACGAAGCAATAGAACATATTAATACATATAACACAGGCCATTCAGAGTCAATAATTACTAAAGATTACAATAATGCCAACAGATTTCTTGATGAAATAGATGCTGCATGTGTATATGTAAATGCTTCTACAAGATTTTCTGATGGGTTTGAATTCGGATTTGGTGCTGAGATAGGAATAAGCACACAGAAGCTTCACGCAAGAGGACCTATGGGACTTAAAGCGCTTACAACGACTAAGTATGTCATATACGGAGAGGGGCAGATAAGACAGTAAGCTGTTTTATGGGTATTAGGTGTTTTTATGATTAGAAGAGATTTTGATTTAGAAGAAATGAAGTATTTTCTTCATCTTGTCGGACAGAGTACAGATGATTATCTTTATATACTGGATTTAACTAATGATAAAGCTGTTTATTCAAAATCAATAACTAATGTGTTTGCACTTGATTCAGAGGAATTTTCCAATGCTACGCAGGAATTGGTTAAAGTTGTTCATCCGGACGATATTGATATGCTGATGAATGATATAGAGGATGGAATGAATGGAAGAAAGAGCAGTCATAATTTAGAGTATAGATGGAAAACTGTGGATGGAGAATATGTTGCAATAAATTGTAGAGGACAGTATATAATAAGCCATGGAGCTATTTACCTTATTGGAAGAATATCGGAGATTGGGAAACAGAGCAGATTTGATAATAATACAGGACTTTACAGGGAAATTGTTCTTGAAAATGTATATAATGAATATGCTAAAACCAGAAATGCGTCAGGTTTTCTTATGCTTGTTGGTGTAGATAATTTTAAAGAAATTAATGAAAAATATGGTGCAAAAACAGGTGATGAAGTGTTGAATATTCTTACTGATTCAATAAAGAAATATATTGACACACCACTTAGAATATTCAGAATGCCTGGTGATGAATGTGCCATATTTATGCCGTATTCCATGGAAAATGATATTAATCAGGCTAAGATTCTCTATAAGAGAATAAGAAATCGTATTGACAGAGCAATTGAAAAAAGAAAGTATGACATATTTTTTACAATATCAGCAGGGGTTGCTGAATTTGATACAGAGAAAGACAGTTTTAATGAGTTGTTAAAAAATGCCAAATTTGCTCTTCATGCTGCCAAACTCAATGGTAAGAACCGATGTGAAATATTTGTTGAAACTGAGTATACAGAGTATATAGAAAAACTTAGTGTTCAGGATGAATTACGCAGATGTATAAGTGAAGGTTTTGAAGGATTTGAGTTATATTTTCAGCCAATATATAATACCGACGATGACAGTTTGTCAGGAGCAGAGGCTCTTATAAGATGGAATAGCAGAAAATATGGATTTATAGGTCCTAACACATTCATACCGCTTCTAGAGGACAGTGCACTTATTATTCCACTTGGAAGATGGATAATTAATACTGCTGCTAAGGCATGTAACAGATGGATTACCAGTATTCCGGATTTTGTTATGCATATTAATCTGTCTTTTGTACAGATTGTCAAAAGTAATATAGTTAAAGATGTATTAGAGAATATCGAAAGATACAGTGCAGCTAATAATCATTATGTATTTGAAATAACAGAAACTATAGAGATGGACCAGATACCAGCTGTTCAGAACGTATTTAAAGAATTTGTAAAGAATGAATTCAGATTCGCAATTGATGATTTTGGAACAGGATATTCAAATTATGGATATATGCGTGACAGAACATTTGATATAGTTAAAGTTGACAGGTCTTTTGTAACTGATATAGATAAACTTAAAGATAATTATCTTATGGTAAGTTTTATAATTAAGATGGCACATGAGATGGGATTGCATGTGTGTATTGAGGGTGTTGAAACAAAGGAAGAACTTTCATGTGTTAAGAAACTTGGTGCAGATTATATTCAGGGATACTATTATGGTAAACCGGTATGCTTACAAGATTTTGAAGAACAGCACTTGAAAAGATTTGTATTAGGATAAGTATAGAATGGAGAATTGTAGATAATGCAGGAAGATAATAACACCAGTGCACTTGAAGAACAGCTTTATTATATTGGAGAATGTAAGAAGTTCCTGGAAAAGAAAACAAAAGAAATAGGCAGACCGTTATATGCGTGTGTACACACATTTGGCTGCCAGATGAATGCCAGAGATTCTGAGAAGCTTCTCGGGGTACTTAAAGAGATTGGATATCTTGAGACAGAGGATGAGGATAAGTCAGATTTTGTTATATATAATACATGTACTGTAAGAGAGAATGCTAATCTTAAGGTTTATGGACGTCTTGGACATCTTAAGAATGTCAAAAGAAAGAATCCGCATATGCTTATTGCAATGTGTGGCTGTATGATGCAGGAGCCTGATGTGGTCGAGAAGATAAGAGATTCTTATAAGTTTGTTGATATTGTTTTTGGTACATTTAATATATATGCAATGGCAAAGCTTATATATAACAGAATTACATCAGGAAGCCAGGTTATTGATATCTGGGAAAAGACAAAGGATATTGTTGAGGAGCTTCCTACAGAAAGAAAGTTCCCGTTCAAATCAGGTGTTAATATTATGTACGGCTGTAATAATTTCTGTACTTACTGTATCGTGCCTTATGTACGAGGAAGAGAGATAAGCCGTGAGCCTAAGGATATCATTATGGAGATTGAAAGGCTTGTAAAGGATGGCGTCAAGGAAGTTATGCTTCTTGGACAAAATGTTGATTCTTATGGAAAGACACTTGACAATCCTGTATCATTTGCGCAGCTTCTAAGAGAGATTGATAAGATAGAGGGACTTGAAAGAATCAGATTCATGACACCTCATCCTAAGGATATTGAGGAAGAGACTCTTGAAGTTATAAGAGATTCCAAGAAAATATGTAATCATATACATTTTCCACTTCAGTCAGGAAGCTCAAGGCTTCTTAAGCTGATGAACAGAAAGTATACTAAAGAGCATTACTTAGAGCAGGTTGAGATGATAAGAAGAATACTGCCCGATGTTTCTATTACAACTGATATTATTGTTGGGTTTCCAGGAGAGACAGAGGAAGATTTCGAGGATACTATTGATGTTGTAAAGAAAGCAAAGTTTGATAGTGCATATACATTTATATATTCAAAAAGAACAGGTACGCCTGCTGCCAGAATGGAGAATCAGGTGCCTGAGGATGTTGTTAAGGACAGATTTAACAGACTGCTTGCAACTGTCAATGAAGTGTCACATGAGCATATCAGAAGATATGAGGGCATGGATATGAAAGTCTTGGTTGAGGGTAAAGATGACCATGAAGAAGGTTTTGTTACAGGCAGAATGACTAATAATATTCTTGTACATTTCGCAGGGGATGAATCACTTATCGGACAGATTGTTACAGTACATCTTGACGAATGTAAAGGATTTTACTATATGGGCAGACTTATCGAGGATTAATCAGGGAGTAATATAATGGCAGAGTATTCACCAATGATGCAGCATTATCTTGCTACTAAAGCAGAGTACAAGGACTGCATACTTTTTTACAGACTTGGAGATTTCTATGAAATGTTTTTTGATGACGCTTTAGTTGTCTCTAAGGAACTGGAACTTACATTAACAGGAAAAGACTGTGGACAGGAGGAACGTGCGCCTATGTGCGGCGTTCCTTTTCATGCGGCAGAAACTTATATTAACAGGCTTGTTTCTAATGGACACAAGGTCGCAATATGCGAGCAGATGGAAGACCCTAAGCAGGCAAAAGGCATTGTCAAAAGAGAGGTTATAAAGGTTGTAACACCGGGAACTAACTTAAACAGTCAGGCACTTGATGAAACTAAGAATAATTATCTTATGAGTATTGTTTATCTTGGAGATGTGCTTGGTGTTGCTATTGCAGATTATTCAACAGGTGACTTCTTTGTAACTGAGATTGAGACAGGTGCGGAGCTTATTGATGAAATTAATAAGTTTGTTCCGTCAGAGATAATACTTAATGAGTATTTTGCAATGAGCGGAATAGACCTTACATTTATATCAGAGAAGCTTTCCATATCAGTGTCAACACTTGAAAACTGGTACTTTGATGATGATTCCTGCAAGGCAAAGTTAAAAGAACATTTTCATGTAAATATGCTGGACGGACTTGGAATCAAGGATTATCCAGTAGGAATTGATGCTGCGGGAGCACTTCTTATATATCTTACCCAGACACAGAAAAGCGATATGTCGCATATTACAAGCATTGTGCCTTACACAACAGGCAAATACATGCTTATAGACAGTTCATCAAGACGAAATCTTGAGCTTGTTGAGACTATGCGTGA includes the following:
- a CDS encoding 5-formyltetrahydrofolate cyclo-ligase, with translation MDKNEVRQLIMNRRHELSDEDIEMQSGLIIDRLKKSDIYKTSENVFLYMSYNREVDTYMLLSQCFMDGKKVYAPKVLSKTQMEFYCLSDENDLVSGYMGIMEPSDVCDKAKIRDGLFIMPGLAFDYDFHRIGYGGGFYDRYLSEDNTFIKAALAFDFQLLESIPYEEHDLKPDYIITQTQFIRREN
- a CDS encoding glutamate-5-semialdehyde dehydrogenase, with the protein product MESLEQIGIKAKKASRYLAKLGIDEKNKALEAVADALTANAESIIAANEKDLVNAKANGMKPALIDRLTLDIKRINAMADGIRVLTGLEDPVGEVTGMKKRPNGLVIGTKRVPLGVVAIIYESRPNVTADAFGLTFKSGNACILRGGSDSINSNIAIADVIANALSDNGINPDVINLIKDTDRALVNQLMKMNDYIDVIIPRGGAGLIKNVVNNSTVPVIETGTGNCHVYVDEYADIDMAVKVIYNAKTSRIGVCNACESLVIHKAVAKQAIPLIVNALKEKNVEVRGDEYAMQCDSRIVPASDDDWGMEYLDYIISVKTVDSVDEAIEHINTYNTGHSESIITKDYNNANRFLDEIDAACVYVNASTRFSDGFEFGFGAEIGISTQKLHARGPMGLKALTTTKYVIYGEGQIRQ
- a CDS encoding bifunctional diguanylate cyclase/phosphodiesterase; this encodes MIRRDFDLEEMKYFLHLVGQSTDDYLYILDLTNDKAVYSKSITNVFALDSEEFSNATQELVKVVHPDDIDMLMNDIEDGMNGRKSSHNLEYRWKTVDGEYVAINCRGQYIISHGAIYLIGRISEIGKQSRFDNNTGLYREIVLENVYNEYAKTRNASGFLMLVGVDNFKEINEKYGAKTGDEVLNILTDSIKKYIDTPLRIFRMPGDECAIFMPYSMENDINQAKILYKRIRNRIDRAIEKRKYDIFFTISAGVAEFDTEKDSFNELLKNAKFALHAAKLNGKNRCEIFVETEYTEYIEKLSVQDELRRCISEGFEGFELYFQPIYNTDDDSLSGAEALIRWNSRKYGFIGPNTFIPLLEDSALIIPLGRWIINTAAKACNRWITSIPDFVMHINLSFVQIVKSNIVKDVLENIERYSAANNHYVFEITETIEMDQIPAVQNVFKEFVKNEFRFAIDDFGTGYSNYGYMRDRTFDIVKVDRSFVTDIDKLKDNYLMVSFIIKMAHEMGLHVCIEGVETKEELSCVKKLGADYIQGYYYGKPVCLQDFEEQHLKRFVLG
- the miaB gene encoding tRNA (N6-isopentenyl adenosine(37)-C2)-methylthiotransferase MiaB gives rise to the protein MQEDNNTSALEEQLYYIGECKKFLEKKTKEIGRPLYACVHTFGCQMNARDSEKLLGVLKEIGYLETEDEDKSDFVIYNTCTVRENANLKVYGRLGHLKNVKRKNPHMLIAMCGCMMQEPDVVEKIRDSYKFVDIVFGTFNIYAMAKLIYNRITSGSQVIDIWEKTKDIVEELPTERKFPFKSGVNIMYGCNNFCTYCIVPYVRGREISREPKDIIMEIERLVKDGVKEVMLLGQNVDSYGKTLDNPVSFAQLLREIDKIEGLERIRFMTPHPKDIEEETLEVIRDSKKICNHIHFPLQSGSSRLLKLMNRKYTKEHYLEQVEMIRRILPDVSITTDIIVGFPGETEEDFEDTIDVVKKAKFDSAYTFIYSKRTGTPAARMENQVPEDVVKDRFNRLLATVNEVSHEHIRRYEGMDMKVLVEGKDDHEEGFVTGRMTNNILVHFAGDESLIGQIVTVHLDECKGFYYMGRLIED